In a single window of the Hydrogenobaculum sp. 3684 genome:
- a CDS encoding LL-diaminopimelate aminotransferase yields the protein MEFEFSERLKVLPPYLFAAIDKKKREKAAQGADIIDLGIGDPDLPTPKPIVEAGKAALEKPEHHRYPSYEGMYAFRKAVADWYKKRFGVLLDPDKEVVTLIGSKEGIAHFPLAFVNPGDYVLCPDPGYPVYKISTIFAGGIPYMLPLKEENGFLPDIDSIPQNVLQKAKIIWVNYPNNPTSAKAPDSFYKKLIDFAHKYGIVIASDLAYSEIYASEPPRSILEFEGAKDVAIEFHSLSKTYNMTGWRIGMAVGNPSLIAGLGKIKTNVDSGQFQAIQEAGIKALSLDDSVVQNLRDIYKERRKVMTEALKAINLDVFESDATFYLWIKVPKGFTSAGFAELLLDKLAIVVTPGSGFGEAGEGYFRISLTVDTNRLKEAADRIKTLTL from the coding sequence ATGGAATTTGAGTTTTCTGAAAGGCTAAAGGTTTTACCACCTTATTTGTTTGCGGCTATTGATAAAAAGAAAAGGGAAAAGGCTGCTCAAGGAGCAGACATAATAGATTTGGGTATAGGCGATCCAGACCTCCCAACGCCAAAGCCTATAGTGGAAGCTGGTAAAGCGGCTTTAGAAAAACCAGAGCATCATAGGTATCCATCCTATGAAGGTATGTATGCTTTTAGGAAAGCTGTAGCAGATTGGTATAAAAAGCGTTTTGGTGTATTGCTAGACCCAGATAAAGAAGTTGTGACGCTTATAGGTTCTAAAGAAGGTATAGCTCATTTCCCTCTTGCTTTTGTAAATCCTGGAGATTACGTGCTTTGTCCAGATCCTGGTTATCCGGTTTACAAGATATCCACTATCTTTGCCGGTGGCATTCCTTACATGTTGCCCCTAAAAGAGGAAAATGGATTCTTGCCAGATATAGATTCTATACCTCAAAATGTGTTACAAAAAGCCAAGATAATATGGGTAAACTATCCAAACAATCCCACCTCTGCAAAAGCCCCGGACTCTTTTTATAAAAAGCTTATAGACTTTGCTCATAAATACGGTATTGTAATAGCCTCTGATTTGGCTTATTCTGAAATATACGCATCAGAACCGCCTCGCTCTATTCTTGAATTTGAAGGAGCTAAAGATGTGGCTATAGAGTTTCACTCTTTATCCAAAACTTACAACATGACTGGTTGGCGTATTGGTATGGCAGTTGGTAATCCAAGTCTCATAGCTGGTCTTGGCAAGATCAAGACAAACGTAGATTCAGGGCAGTTTCAAGCCATACAAGAAGCAGGTATAAAGGCCCTTAGCTTAGACGATAGCGTAGTTCAAAATCTTAGAGATATATATAAAGAAAGAAGAAAAGTTATGACAGAGGCTTTAAAAGCCATAAACCTTGACGTATTCGAATCAGATGCCACATTTTACCTTTGGATTAAAGTGCCAAAAGGTTTTACCTCTGCTGGTTTTGCAGAGCTTTTGTTAGATAAACTTGCCATAGTGGTAACGCCGGGTAGTGGTTTTGGTGAAGCGGGAGAAGGTTATTTTAGGATATCTCTTACCGTAGATACAAATAGACTAAAAGAAGCAGCCGATAGGATAAAAACACTTACTTTATGA
- a CDS encoding Trm112 family protein has translation MINKELLDIIACPKCKGELLYNEKKNILICGNCKLVYEIEEDIPILLVEQAKPLDEYIKKP, from the coding sequence ATGATAAACAAAGAACTATTAGATATCATAGCTTGCCCTAAATGCAAGGGCGAGCTTCTTTACAATGAAAAGAAAAATATACTAATTTGTGGTAATTGTAAACTCGTTTATGAAATCGAAGAAGATATACCAATTCTTCTTGTAGAACAAGCAAAACCTCTTGATGAATACATCAAAAAACCTTAG
- a CDS encoding FAD-binding oxidoreductase yields MNTSKNLSFLCGWGRFPCIEANVLDKVDFSKIFIPRAYGRSYGDEALYKNVYDTTGLNLFLNVDFEKECIEVQSGIQLQKILEFLLPRGYALPIVPGTSLISVGGAIANDIHGKSSKGVFGDFVEGFEIITPRDVYLCSKEKNSELFWGAIGSMGLLGVITKAKLKIVKASQYIRQNIIPTKGIDKAIELLETFDKDYEFSVCWIDAFTENALVMFGDYEYYEKLPLDLKFSFKAFKSKKTIDIPFVMPNFILNDINMKAYNVYYFTKMPKGESLVHYFDFFFPLDNIKNWNRLYGKRGFLQYQLVGPKEACLEVFDIIKSHKIYPYLVVLKRMKNASNRVFSFAKEGFTLALDFPVKDDVLKMLHKFDDVVVRYNGLIYMAKDSRLPKDVFWHIYKDQIKALLSLKAKYDENFILKSLMSERLL; encoded by the coding sequence ATGAATACATCAAAAAACCTTAGCTTTCTCTGTGGGTGGGGTAGATTTCCTTGTATAGAAGCAAATGTTTTAGATAAAGTAGATTTTTCTAAAATCTTTATACCAAGAGCTTACGGTAGAAGTTACGGCGATGAAGCTTTGTATAAAAACGTATACGATACAACGGGTTTAAATCTATTTTTAAATGTAGATTTTGAAAAAGAATGTATAGAAGTTCAATCTGGTATACAACTTCAAAAAATATTGGAATTTTTATTACCAAGAGGATACGCTTTGCCTATAGTTCCTGGTACTTCTCTTATAAGCGTAGGTGGTGCTATAGCAAACGATATACACGGTAAAAGCTCAAAGGGGGTTTTTGGAGATTTTGTAGAAGGTTTTGAAATAATAACACCAAGAGATGTTTATCTATGTTCTAAAGAAAAAAACAGTGAGCTTTTTTGGGGTGCCATAGGATCAATGGGTCTTCTTGGAGTTATCACAAAAGCTAAGCTAAAGATAGTAAAGGCAAGTCAGTATATAAGACAAAATATCATACCTACCAAAGGCATAGACAAGGCTATAGAGTTGTTGGAAACATTTGACAAAGATTACGAATTTTCAGTATGTTGGATAGACGCTTTTACCGAAAATGCTTTGGTAATGTTTGGGGATTATGAGTATTATGAAAAGCTTCCTCTTGATTTAAAATTTAGTTTTAAGGCTTTTAAAAGCAAAAAAACAATAGATATACCTTTTGTGATGCCAAACTTTATTTTAAACGATATTAATATGAAAGCTTACAATGTTTATTATTTTACCAAGATGCCAAAAGGCGAGTCTTTGGTACATTATTTTGATTTTTTCTTTCCTTTGGATAATATAAAAAATTGGAACAGACTTTACGGTAAAAGAGGTTTTTTGCAATATCAGCTTGTAGGACCAAAAGAGGCTTGTCTTGAAGTTTTTGATATTATAAAATCTCATAAGATATATCCATATCTAGTGGTGTTAAAAAGAATGAAAAACGCTTCAAATAGAGTGTTTTCTTTTGCGAAAGAGGGCTTTACGCTGGCTTTAGATTTTCCAGTGAAAGATGATGTCCTTAAGATGCTTCATAAATTTGACGATGTCGTTGTGCGTTATAACGGACTTATATACATGGCAAAGGATTCAAGGCTTCCTAAAGACGTGTTTTGGCATATATACAAAGACCAAATAAAAGCTTTATTATCTTTAAAAGCCAAATACGATGAGAATTTTATACTAAAGTCTTTGATGTCAGAACGGCTTTTGTGA
- the der gene encoding ribosome biogenesis GTPase Der produces MEKIVITGRANVGKSTLFNKISKKRISIVENIPGITRDVIESKAVFQDKVFKLVDTGGLTDSKEEISQAIRDKVLKLYKEAYKIIFVVDGKAGLIPEDKDIAKLLYPYKEKVYVAVNKTDSKKASASEFYELGFDNVFEISATHGTGVFELLEEITKDLPSMEEIEEKADFIKLSFIGKPNSGKSSLLNSILKQDRVIVSNIAGTTRDAVDVEFSYEGKDFILVDTAGIRRPSNIDYGIEFFAVNRSLEAIEKSDVCALVIDATEGVSRQDMRLASLVNRKGKGLIVVLNKIDLIKDIEALKKHVDKKLEFVYFAPRVYVSAKEGINVFSILQKAIDIYEEYSRPIKTSYVNRTVEKILEEYPQNSTKPIKVYYTVFSPKPPTIVLHTNNKDFWREDYLRFFEKKIREKLNINYAPLNIILKEHQKKEV; encoded by the coding sequence ATGGAGAAAATCGTTATAACCGGAAGAGCAAACGTCGGTAAGTCTACACTATTTAACAAGATTTCCAAAAAAAGGATATCGATAGTAGAAAATATACCAGGGATCACAAGAGATGTGATAGAGTCTAAAGCTGTTTTTCAAGATAAGGTTTTTAAGCTGGTGGATACCGGTGGTTTGACAGATTCTAAAGAAGAAATATCTCAAGCTATAAGGGATAAAGTGCTTAAACTTTACAAAGAAGCTTATAAGATAATATTTGTAGTAGATGGCAAAGCTGGGCTTATACCAGAAGATAAAGATATTGCTAAGCTTCTTTACCCTTACAAAGAAAAAGTTTATGTGGCGGTAAACAAAACAGATAGTAAAAAAGCCAGCGCTTCAGAGTTTTACGAGCTTGGGTTTGACAACGTATTTGAGATTTCAGCCACTCATGGTACTGGTGTTTTTGAGCTTTTAGAAGAGATAACAAAAGATTTACCATCAATGGAAGAGATAGAAGAAAAGGCTGATTTTATAAAACTAAGCTTTATTGGAAAGCCAAACAGCGGAAAATCTTCTTTGCTAAATTCTATTTTAAAGCAAGATAGAGTAATAGTTTCAAACATAGCAGGTACTACAAGAGACGCTGTTGATGTAGAATTTAGTTATGAAGGTAAAGATTTTATCTTGGTGGATACTGCTGGTATAAGAAGGCCTTCAAATATAGATTATGGGATAGAGTTTTTTGCGGTAAATAGAAGTTTAGAAGCTATAGAAAAATCAGATGTTTGTGCTCTTGTGATAGATGCCACAGAAGGAGTTTCAAGGCAAGACATGAGGCTTGCCAGTCTTGTGAATAGAAAAGGTAAGGGGCTTATAGTGGTATTAAATAAAATAGATTTGATAAAAGACATCGAGGCTCTTAAAAAACACGTAGATAAAAAGTTGGAGTTTGTTTATTTTGCTCCAAGAGTTTACGTATCTGCAAAAGAAGGTATAAATGTTTTTTCTATATTGCAAAAAGCTATAGATATTTACGAAGAATATTCAAGACCTATCAAGACTTCCTATGTAAATAGAACTGTAGAAAAAATTTTAGAAGAGTATCCGCAAAACTCTACAAAACCTATAAAAGTTTATTATACAGTGTTTTCGCCAAAGCCACCAACCATCGTGCTTCATACCAACAACAAAGATTTTTGGAGAGAGGATTATCTTAGGTTTTTTGAAAAAAAAATAAGAGAAAAACTAAATATAAACTATGCACCTTTAAATATAATATTAAAAGAGCATCAAAAGAAAGAGGTATAG
- the argJ gene encoding bifunctional glutamate N-acetyltransferase/amino-acid acetyltransferase ArgJ — protein MNNVLMGIAKAGIKESGKEDLLVIKLPFACEAHFVFTTNHFAAAPVIYSKNMLEASGNRVSAMVINSGNANCGTGIEGYEHAKMMGEKVAELFDIPKEEVLVFSTGIIGKPLPIINVLEGIEYAVNHLEVLDLEMAAKAISTTDRFPKYAFCKKDNYEAFCFGKGAGMIHPNMATMLAFCFTNSKLMPRKHFDDILEKTFNSIDVDGCQSTNDSFGVISYGDLDYSDDVYNCVYKVCKEVSDMIVKDGEGATKIITIEVKHASIKTKAKVIANAIATSNLVKTAMFGADPNWGRILAAAGSTIFPIDPLKVSLHIMGVKVYDRAPIHFNKEKLSQKMRESQDIEIVLDLKEGKEHFSYRFSDLGYEYIKINAEYTT, from the coding sequence ATGAACAACGTTTTAATGGGTATTGCAAAAGCTGGTATAAAAGAATCTGGTAAAGAAGATTTGCTTGTGATAAAACTTCCCTTTGCTTGTGAAGCTCACTTTGTATTTACTACAAATCATTTTGCAGCAGCTCCTGTGATATATTCTAAGAACATGCTTGAGGCTTCTGGTAACAGGGTAAGCGCTATGGTTATAAACAGTGGAAATGCCAATTGCGGTACTGGTATAGAGGGTTATGAACATGCAAAGATGATGGGAGAAAAAGTAGCAGAGCTTTTTGATATACCAAAAGAAGAAGTGCTTGTATTTTCTACGGGCATCATAGGAAAGCCCCTTCCTATAATAAATGTATTAGAAGGTATAGAATATGCTGTAAATCATTTAGAGGTTTTAGACCTTGAAATGGCTGCTAAGGCAATATCCACCACCGATAGATTTCCAAAGTACGCTTTTTGCAAAAAAGACAACTATGAAGCTTTTTGCTTTGGTAAAGGAGCGGGTATGATTCATCCTAATATGGCTACTATGCTTGCTTTTTGTTTTACAAACTCAAAACTTATGCCAAGAAAACATTTTGATGATATTTTAGAGAAAACCTTTAACTCTATAGATGTAGATGGGTGTCAAAGCACCAACGATTCTTTTGGTGTTATATCTTACGGAGACTTAGATTATTCTGATGATGTATACAACTGTGTATATAAAGTTTGCAAAGAAGTCTCTGATATGATAGTAAAAGATGGAGAAGGAGCCACAAAGATAATAACTATAGAAGTTAAACACGCTAGCATTAAGACAAAAGCAAAAGTTATAGCAAATGCCATAGCCACTTCTAACCTTGTAAAAACTGCAATGTTTGGAGCTGACCCAAATTGGGGTCGTATATTGGCTGCCGCCGGTTCTACCATCTTTCCTATAGACCCGTTAAAAGTTAGTTTACATATAATGGGTGTAAAAGTATACGATAGGGCACCGATTCATTTTAATAAAGAAAAACTAAGCCAAAAAATGAGAGAATCCCAAGATATAGAGATTGTTTTAGATTTAAAAGAGGGTAAAGAACATTTTAGCTATAGATTTTCTGATCTTGGATATGAATATATTAAAATAAACGCTGAATATACTACTTAG
- the def gene encoding peptide deformylase → MIYEILVYPNPLLKEKSKDVNKVDDNIIKHIENLKETMYSKDFCTGIASSQVGVLQNIIVMDASRFRKPPKNHHGLITLINPVIIKAEDSIIFREGCLSIPEYTANIQRYKYVSVKALDEKENEIILDLEGPEAVLFQHELDHLNGILFLDRLTSLDNLFKRKT, encoded by the coding sequence TTGATATACGAAATCCTTGTTTATCCAAATCCTTTACTCAAAGAAAAGTCAAAAGATGTTAATAAAGTAGACGACAATATTATTAAACATATAGAAAACCTTAAAGAAACTATGTATTCAAAAGATTTTTGTACCGGCATAGCCTCTTCTCAAGTGGGTGTGTTGCAAAATATAATAGTAATGGATGCTTCTCGCTTTAGAAAACCACCAAAAAACCACCATGGCCTTATCACACTTATCAACCCTGTCATAATAAAAGCTGAAGACAGCATAATTTTTAGAGAAGGATGTCTTAGTATACCCGAATACACCGCCAACATCCAAAGGTATAAATACGTATCAGTAAAAGCCTTAGACGAAAAAGAAAATGAAATAATACTAGATTTAGAAGGTCCAGAAGCGGTTTTATTTCAACATGAGTTAGACCATTTAAACGGTATATTGTTTCTTGATAGACTCACCTCTTTAGATAATTTATTTAAAAGAAAAACCTAA
- a CDS encoding ACT domain-containing protein yields the protein MKKYILTAFGKDKPGIVASITEILYKMGANIEDSSMSRLSGQFVIMLLFTSKNPIQKEDFNLEDIEVDIKPVEDKEPQEESNCNAIISIYGADKAGIVYSVSKLLASKNINITDLRTHKVKDIYIMLMEVELKDVSLSSLEKALKDLSKELNVDISLQEVCKEVL from the coding sequence ATGAAAAAATATATACTGACAGCTTTTGGAAAAGATAAACCTGGGATTGTAGCCTCTATTACAGAGATTTTGTACAAGATGGGTGCCAACATAGAAGACTCATCTATGAGCAGATTATCTGGTCAGTTTGTTATTATGCTTCTTTTTACTTCTAAAAACCCCATACAAAAAGAAGATTTTAACCTAGAGGATATAGAAGTAGACATAAAACCAGTAGAAGACAAAGAACCCCAAGAAGAGTCAAATTGCAACGCTATTATATCCATATATGGAGCGGATAAAGCCGGCATAGTTTACAGCGTTTCAAAGCTTTTAGCATCAAAAAATATAAACATAACCGATCTTAGGACTCACAAGGTGAAAGATATATATATAATGCTTATGGAAGTAGAGCTTAAAGACGTTAGTTTATCATCTTTAGAAAAAGCTTTAAAGGATTTGTCAAAAGAGCTAAACGTAGATATATCTTTGCAGGAGGTTTGCAAAGAGGTCCTTTGA
- the fumC gene encoding class II fumarate hydratase, whose protein sequence is MEYRIEKDTMGEVKVPADKYWGAQTQRSLMYFNISNDIMPIEVIRALALIKKAAAIVNNELGKLDDYRKDLIIKVADEILEGKLDEHFPLKVWQTGSGTQSNMNVNEVIANRAAELAGKPLGSKDPIHPNDHVNMSQSSNDTFPTAMHISAVQILQDKLIPSIQYLRDALKEKAEEFKDIVKIGRTHLQDAVPMTLGQEFGGYVHQLDTALERIKLVLPELKEIGIGATAVGTGLNAPKGFDKRMVEVLSELTGIDFKLSRNKFAFLSSHDPFVMASGAMKSLAAALMKIANDIRWLGSGPRAGIGELILPANEPGSSIMPGKVNPTQSEAMTMVCVQVMGNDTVIGFADSQGNFELNVFNPVIIFNFLNSAKLLSDAMRSFADHMVKGIKPNLKKINSYVQESLMLVTALNPYIGYDNAAKIAKTAYEKDISLKQAAVELGILTEEEFDKYVRPEKMAKPHED, encoded by the coding sequence ATGGAGTATAGGATTGAAAAAGACACCATGGGTGAAGTAAAAGTCCCAGCCGATAAGTACTGGGGAGCTCAAACTCAAAGATCTTTAATGTATTTTAACATTTCAAACGATATAATGCCTATAGAGGTAATTAGAGCTTTAGCACTTATAAAAAAAGCAGCAGCTATTGTAAACAACGAACTTGGAAAACTAGATGATTATAGAAAAGATCTTATTATAAAAGTAGCAGATGAGATATTAGAAGGCAAACTAGATGAACATTTTCCTTTAAAAGTATGGCAAACGGGTTCTGGAACCCAAAGCAATATGAATGTAAATGAGGTAATAGCAAATAGAGCGGCTGAGCTAGCGGGTAAACCCTTAGGCTCCAAAGACCCAATACATCCAAACGATCATGTTAATATGTCTCAGTCTTCCAACGATACATTCCCAACCGCTATGCATATATCTGCAGTTCAAATCCTTCAAGATAAGCTTATACCATCTATACAATATCTAAGAGATGCCTTAAAGGAAAAAGCCGAAGAATTTAAGGATATTGTAAAAATAGGAAGGACTCATCTTCAAGATGCTGTACCAATGACCCTTGGACAAGAATTTGGGGGGTATGTGCATCAGTTAGACACAGCCCTTGAGCGTATAAAGTTGGTGCTACCAGAGTTAAAAGAAATAGGTATAGGTGCTACAGCAGTAGGCACTGGTCTAAACGCTCCAAAAGGTTTTGATAAAAGAATGGTAGAAGTTTTATCAGAGCTTACCGGTATAGATTTTAAACTGTCTAGAAACAAGTTTGCATTTTTGAGCTCTCACGATCCTTTTGTGATGGCAAGCGGTGCTATGAAATCTTTAGCGGCGGCTTTGATGAAAATAGCAAACGATATAAGATGGCTTGGCTCTGGTCCAAGGGCTGGCATAGGAGAGCTTATACTCCCAGCCAACGAACCTGGTTCTTCAATAATGCCAGGAAAAGTGAACCCAACCCAGTCAGAAGCTATGACGATGGTTTGTGTGCAGGTGATGGGAAACGATACAGTTATAGGCTTTGCCGATTCTCAGGGAAACTTTGAACTAAACGTGTTTAATCCAGTTATTATATTTAACTTTTTAAACTCTGCGAAACTTCTTTCAGATGCTATGAGATCCTTTGCCGATCACATGGTAAAGGGTATAAAACCAAACCTAAAGAAAATAAACTCTTATGTGCAAGAGTCTCTTATGCTTGTGACAGCGCTTAATCCTTACATTGGTTATGATAACGCTGCAAAAATAGCCAAAACTGCCTATGAAAAAGATATATCGTTAAAACAAGCGGCGGTAGAGCTTGGTATACTTACAGAAGAGGAGTTTGATAAATACGTAAGACCGGAGAAGATGGCAAAACCCCATGAAGATTGA
- the bioA gene encoding adenosylmethionine--8-amino-7-oxononanoate transaminase, whose translation MKIESLMFLESTDRTYFWHPFTQMKVYEEEGGIIFERGEGVYLYDIYGNKYIDAISSLWCNIHGHNHPKLNQALINQLNKVAHTTTLGNSNVPAIMLAKKLVDITPSCLERVFYSEDGAEAMEIAIKLSYHYFKNLGQERPYFISFEGAYHGDTIGSVSVGSVSLFHDTYKPLLFKTYKLPSPYYFTRTHSVQELLDMLEKLLKDIHDKTSAIVMESGMQAASGFLVYPKGFMKSVYEIAKHYGVLFIADEVATGFGRTGSMFYVEQEGICPDFMALGKGITGGYMPLAATLTTKEIYEAFLGEYEELKHFFHGHTYTGNNLACAVALKNIEIFEEENVLELLKEKIDYLEKRLKEFESLKHVKETRQLGFMAAIELAKDKKEPYEIKERIGFKVANYAKKKGVFLRPLGNNMILVMPLSIGFEEMDKVLDVLYESIKAITESL comes from the coding sequence ATGAAGATTGAATCTTTAATGTTTTTAGAATCAACAGACAGAACGTATTTTTGGCATCCATTTACCCAAATGAAAGTTTATGAAGAAGAAGGAGGTATTATATTTGAAAGAGGAGAAGGGGTTTATCTATACGATATTTATGGAAACAAATATATAGATGCTATATCCTCTTTGTGGTGCAATATCCACGGGCACAATCATCCAAAATTAAACCAAGCCCTTATAAACCAACTCAACAAAGTAGCTCACACTACAACCCTTGGAAACTCCAATGTACCGGCTATTATGCTGGCAAAAAAACTAGTAGACATAACACCTTCTTGCCTTGAAAGGGTTTTTTACTCTGAAGACGGCGCTGAAGCTATGGAAATAGCTATAAAACTTAGTTATCATTATTTTAAAAACCTAGGCCAAGAAAGGCCTTATTTTATAAGTTTTGAAGGGGCTTATCACGGTGATACCATAGGAAGTGTAAGCGTTGGCAGTGTTTCTTTGTTTCATGACACTTATAAACCTTTACTTTTTAAAACCTACAAGCTCCCATCTCCATATTATTTTACAAGAACCCATAGTGTTCAAGAACTTCTTGATATGCTTGAAAAGCTTTTAAAGGATATACATGATAAAACATCAGCTATAGTTATGGAATCTGGTATGCAAGCAGCCTCTGGATTCTTGGTATATCCTAAGGGTTTTATGAAAAGCGTTTATGAAATAGCTAAGCATTACGGTGTTCTTTTTATAGCCGATGAAGTGGCCACTGGTTTTGGTAGGACCGGTAGTATGTTTTATGTAGAACAAGAAGGCATATGCCCAGATTTTATGGCACTTGGTAAGGGTATAACCGGTGGTTATATGCCTTTGGCAGCCACACTTACCACAAAAGAAATATACGAAGCTTTTTTAGGTGAGTACGAAGAACTAAAGCACTTTTTCCATGGACATACATACACTGGCAACAATTTAGCATGTGCAGTGGCTCTTAAGAATATAGAGATTTTTGAAGAAGAAAACGTATTGGAGCTTTTAAAAGAAAAAATAGACTATCTTGAAAAGCGTTTAAAAGAGTTTGAATCTTTAAAACACGTTAAAGAAACAAGACAGCTTGGATTTATGGCTGCCATTGAACTAGCCAAAGACAAGAAAGAGCCCTATGAAATAAAAGAACGAATAGGCTTTAAAGTGGCAAATTACGCTAAGAAAAAAGGAGTATTTTTAAGACCTCTTGGAAACAATATGATACTTGTGATGCCACTTTCTATAGGCTTTGAAGAGATGGACAAGGTTTTAGATGTTTTGTATGAGTCTATAAAAGCTATTACGGAGAGCCTATGA
- a CDS encoding EVE domain-containing protein — protein MKYFLLKTEPSSYSYDMLEKEGKTVWDGVKNPLAQKFIKSAKPEDMAYIYHTGDEKAIVGLAKIVSSAYQDPSGLFVFDIVPVRRLKRKISLSEIKSIDAFKDFYLVKMPRLSVMEVPEHLVKVIENLEQSL, from the coding sequence ATGAAATATTTTCTTTTAAAAACAGAACCAAGCTCTTATTCTTACGATATGCTTGAAAAAGAAGGTAAAACCGTTTGGGACGGGGTTAAAAACCCTTTGGCTCAAAAGTTTATTAAAAGCGCAAAACCAGAAGATATGGCTTATATATATCATACAGGTGATGAAAAAGCCATTGTAGGTTTGGCAAAGATAGTATCTTCAGCTTATCAAGATCCTTCTGGTTTGTTTGTTTTTGATATAGTACCAGTAAGAAGATTAAAAAGAAAGATAAGTCTTTCAGAGATAAAATCCATAGATGCTTTTAAAGATTTTTATTTGGTTAAGATGCCAAGGCTTTCTGTGATGGAAGTGCCTGAGCATCTTGTAAAAGTTATTGAAAATTTAGAGCAATCGTTATGA
- a CDS encoding DUF996 domain-containing protein, translating to MSTMTKEIDISSAKRLGIMGSLFLCLFFIPFLGVFAFFAGMSLILMAFNRFSKVFNNNKLFSKFLQAFVPSIILSFAVLIFEIMFGFGFVLSKVYKTGFNEGTFFFLVSLMIFVGVYLVGMFISYNYKKAFYELSKATNHKLFETVGNLMFFGSTLVIFFVGILIVYISYILLLIAFIKLPNKINYLL from the coding sequence ATGAGTACTATGACTAAAGAGATAGATATTTCCTCTGCTAAAAGGCTTGGTATAATGGGTAGTTTGTTTCTTTGTCTTTTTTTTATACCTTTTTTGGGTGTGTTTGCTTTTTTTGCTGGGATGTCTTTGATTTTGATGGCTTTCAATAGATTTAGCAAGGTTTTTAACAATAACAAGTTATTTAGTAAATTCTTACAAGCTTTTGTGCCAAGTATAATACTTAGTTTTGCAGTACTCATCTTTGAGATTATGTTTGGTTTTGGATTTGTTTTATCAAAAGTTTATAAAACAGGTTTTAACGAAGGGACGTTTTTCTTTTTGGTTAGCCTGATGATTTTTGTAGGGGTTTATCTGGTTGGCATGTTTATATCTTACAATTATAAAAAGGCTTTTTATGAGCTTTCAAAAGCCACAAACCATAAGCTTTTTGAAACTGTTGGAAATTTGATGTTTTTTGGTTCTACGCTGGTAATCTTCTTTGTGGGTATACTTATAGTCTATATTTCTTATATATTGCTTTTGATAGCTTTTATAAAATTACCAAATAAAATCAATTATCTTTTATAA
- a CDS encoding DUF2250 domain-containing protein: protein MKFVFEGHEYELSDLELKILKYHKIMGPDYSKLISHRFHISLQEAFDIHKKLLSMGLLQKVTAPIINYHSKDKRLKSLKHRNHTYYDLSRTGKLLLREYERQIKEIELELEFPYKR from the coding sequence ATGAAATTTGTGTTTGAAGGGCATGAGTACGAGCTATCTGATTTAGAGCTAAAAATTCTAAAATACCACAAAATAATGGGGCCAGATTACTCAAAGCTCATCTCCCATAGATTTCATATAAGTTTACAAGAGGCTTTTGATATACATAAAAAACTTCTTTCTATGGGGCTGCTACAAAAAGTGACAGCCCCCATTATAAACTACCATTCAAAAGATAAGAGGTTAAAATCTCTAAAACATAGAAACCACACCTACTACGATTTATCAAGAACTGGCAAACTCTTACTAAGAGAGTATGAAAGACAAATAAAAGAAATAGAGTTAGAACTAGAGTTTCCTTATAAAAGATAA